The window CTTTCACCATATATAAAACCCTTAATCCCTTTTTGCAAGGAAACCCCGGAAACATCAAACTTACTGACAGAAAGCGCATTTCCGTCGTTTAGTTTTACATAGGTTTTCTGATTATTTTTTTCTGCAACAGCAAAATACGCAGGATGGTCCGCATCATAAATGTTGAATCCTTCCTCGTCAGTAACCACAGAACCTGTTTCCTGTTGCTGGTAATTGTAAAAAGTAACTTTGGCGCCAGCCATTGGTTTGGCCGTTACAAGATCAGTAGTGCTTACAAAATAGCTGTTGTTTTTTCCGGTTTTAACAGTAACGCCAATATCTGAAGCAAGAATGTTTGTCCCTGTTTTTTTTCCGTAATAATAGGAGTTTGAACAAGGGTCCTCTCTTTCAGACCAATTATAATCATAATAATAGTCGTCGTAATAATAGTTTTCGGCATTATCCCAATAGCTTTCTTCTGTAGGTTCTTCATCATAACTGTTTTCTTCAGTTTGGTTTTCGTCTGCCTCAGACGATCCTTCACAACGGTACGAGCTATACTTTTTATTGAAACTTAGTTCAACTCTGTAGATTGCACCTGGTTCCGGAGAAATCAGTTTCCTGAGGTCAATAGCATAAGCTTTCCACTTTCCGTTATTATTGGTAAGGTCGGTCTGAAGATTAATGGTTTCTCTGGCCACCGGACGGGCTACTCTTCTTAGATCACTTTGACCATTAAGGTCGTTGTATTGCAGAAACTGAAGAACATTGTTCTCGAATACCTTGATAACGGAAACATCTACGGCTTTCAAGTTTACAGCTTCAAAATTCACTTTCAGGTTGTTTGAGGCGGGTAAAATAGTTCCGCTTTGAAGAAAACGCAATTGTGGTTTTATTTGTTCAAAGGCAATAAGTTCTTTGAAGCCGTTCTTCATCTTATATCCTTCATTGCTCTGAATACCCTGGAAAATTTCTAACGACAGAGCGCCTTTAAGAGTTTTGCCCGGATAAACTTTCAATAAGTTTCCGTCAACTAAGAACTTTAACTTATCGCTGTTTTCAAGAGCTATTAATCCATTGAAATTTTGATTTTTCTTTAATGGGTCTGAAAAATTGATTTCCAGGTATTGTTGATCGGCATCAATAACTCTTACATGAACTATAGAGAAATTGTTTTTACCGGGAATGTTAATTTCTGTTTCACCTTTTGAATCAATCTTGAGCGGAGTTCCATTCCAGTTTAAAAGTACTTTCGAGTCGTCTTCAAAACGTTGAATACTGTCTATGGTGAATGATAACTGGGTTCCTGATGTTACAGACTCATCAAATTTTAATGCGATCTTTTTTCCGTTTTGAGTGGCTGAAACTAACTGTTTCGCCGTCTGAAGATCTAATATATCACTACTTCTGAGTGTAGCATCAATATATTGCCAGTCCTTACTGTACGATTGCAGGTGATCTGTTGTTATGTTGAATTCCTGCTTAATCGTACGGGTGGTAAAACTAAATTTCCTGAAATCTGACGGGATGTCAGGAATAATGTCGTCCAGATGAAGTGTTACCTTATATTCCGTGTTTTGAGTCAATGGCACTTCAGGGATAAACGAGATGGTCTGATTGTTCAATGCTTTTAATGTCCCTTTTACATCCGGAGAGATGTTAATCAGGTTGTTGTCCAGCAACAAATCGTTGGTCCAGCCCTCTACCGGGTTTCTGAGCACAATTCTAAAATCATCATGCGATGAGATCATGCCGGGAGAAACATCAGAGATATATTCCCGGAACTTGTATAGGTTTTCTACCTGTTCTTTAATTTCTTCTTTTTTGTCTTTACAAGAAAAAATAATCAATGCGATGAGGGGCAGTAAAAAGAGTTTGTTTAAACGCATGGTTAATTGTTGTTTGATAAAGTATGATGATGAATTGTGTCTTAGTCTTTGAATATTCCAATATATAGTTTCCCGTTTTTATCCATGGAAGCACGGTACATTCCTGCAGTATTAAATTCCATGACAACATTCCCCTGGTGGTCTATACCGATAACACCGCCGGTACCGCCCAGTTCGGTGAGTTTTTCCTGAATTACTTCAGAAGCCGCCTGCTTTAAGGATGAGCCTTTGTATTCTATCATTGCCGATATGTCATAGGCCACCATGCCCCGTATGAAATATTCGCCCCATCCGGTCGATGATATGGCGCAGGTTTTGTTGTTGGCGTATGTTCCGGCTCCAATGATAGGGGAGTCGCCGACACGCCCCCATTTTTTATTGGTCATGCCCCCGGTGGAAGTACCTGAGGCCAGATTTCCGTTCTTGTCAAGGGCGACACAGCCGACAGTCCCGTATTTATAATCTTTTATCTGTGGATCATAAAAGGCAGATTTATCGTCATGGTCGAGTATGGTTTTTTCATGCTCTTTAGCCCTCTCCAGGGCTTTCATCCTGTTTTCGGTATAAAAGTACGACGGATCTACCAGCTCGATGTTTTGCTCTTTGGCGAAGGCTTCAGCACCATCACGGGCAAACATTACGTGTGCTGAATTTTCCATAACGGCTCGTGCTAAATTAATCGGATTTTTCACAGTTGTAACTCCTGCAACTGCTCCTGCATTGAGAGTCTTTCCGTCCATGATAGAGGCATCGAGTTCATTCTTTCCGTCATTTGTAAAGACAGCGCCTTTCCCCGCGTTAAAAAGAGGAGCGTCCTCAAGAATATTGATGGCTTTTTCAACAGCATCAATACTGCTGCCCCCATCGGCTAGAATTGTGTGACCGGCTTTAATAGCTTCTTCCAGCTTAGCTTTGTAACGGGCTTCAAGCGCATCACTCATGTTCTTTTTTAAGATAGTACCGGCGCCACCGTGAATTACAATGCCAAAGTTTTGACTACCTGATGATGATGAGGTGACCTCGTTCTTTAATGTCTTTTCATTGCTTTCGGATTTATTGTCCTGACAACCAATGAGTAACATTGCAGAGAGTACAAAGTGGATGATTAGTCTCATAACACGTTTTTAAAGATTGATAAAATTAATAAATACTGGTACTTAATAATAAAAATCTTACTAAATTTTATGAAAAAAGTTTATTTTTTTATTTAGGGGCATTTAGACTACTTTTATGTTCTTTATAGGTTATAGAAATGGATATAGGAAAAGAAGTAAACAAGTTGTACACTTATAAAAACCTCGAGCTTTTAGCCGGGCAGGTTGTAGAGGGCTTTATAAGTGGATTGCACAAGAGTCCTTTTCATGGTTTTTCATCCGAGTTTGCTGAGCATAAAATATATAATGCCGGCGAAAGCACACGACATATAGATTGGAAGATTTTTGCCAAAACAGATCGCTTGTATACCAAACAGTATGAAGAAGAAACAAATTTAAGATGCCACCTTATCATTGATAATTCATCATCCATGCACTATCCGGAGGTAGGCCGGATGAGTTTGTCCAACCTTAACAAGATTGGTTTTTCTGTTATAGCATCTGCAGCGCTTATGAATTTATTTAAGCGTCAGAGAGATGCCGTCGGCCTGAGTGTTTTTTCTGATGAGTATGAGTATTATGCTCCCGAAAAAGGAAGCGAGAGACATCATAAGATGTTGCTTAGTTACTTAGAAGGGGTGTTAGATACTGCCGCTAAGCATAAAACGACCAGGCCATACACATATTTGCATCAGATAGCAGAGAAGATACATAGAAGGAGTATGATATTCTTATTTACAGACATGTTTCAGACAGAAACGAACCAAAAAGAGTTGTTTGATGCATTACGTCATTTAAAATATAACAAGCATGAGGTGGTGCTTTTTCATGTGATGGATAAAGAAAAGGAACTGTATTTTAATTTTGATGATGCACCAAAGCGTTTTGTCGATGTTGAAACTGGAGAGTATATAGATTTATATGCTAAGAATATGAGAGTATCATATGAAGAAAAGATAAGAGAATATTTCCGGCAAATAGCTTTACAATGTGCACAGTATAAAATTAAATATGTAGAGGCCGATACAGCTCGTGATATCAATAAAATTCTGCTGACGTACTTGCTTGAAAAACAAAAGTTTAGCAGGTAGGTGAAGAATCTTATTTATTTTTTAGGGAAAAACGTTTGTGGAATAAAAAATGGGATGTATATTTGCAACCGCAAAAGAGATGCAGGTCTGGTAGTTCAGCTGGTTAGAATACATGCCTGTCACGCATGGGGTCGCGGGTTCGAATCCCGTCCAGACCGCAAAAAGCTTCGAAGAAATTCGGAGCTTTTTTCGTTTCAGGATATTACCGTAAGCGGATTAAGGGGGGAGCAGGCGTAAATTGGGTCAATCTCAAAATTGTGTGTCCATTGAATTTGTAGTTAGATCTTTGTTTTAAAAACCGATTGTATCGGATCTATACATAGACTTACTAAAGGTGCTCCTTCCTGAACTATTAATGATCCATTTCGATATTGCTAAACATGAAATAAACAAAGATGTTCTTCATCTTCATTTTGAGGAGAAGAATGATATTCCAAAAGAGTTTTCCTCTGAGGTACTTATTTCACACGGTTTTCATAAAGCAATCACCATTCAGGATTTTCCTGGGATCATGCCTAAAAGTTGAGATTAGAATCTTTACAAAAAAGTATTTGAATTATCCTTTTAAACCTCTTAAAGCTAATACTCCCCGAAGTATTAATAAACGGGCCGTCGCCGAAAGTGGGAAACCAGGTGACAATTACAATGGTAAATTCTGGAATTATAAGGTGAAACTGTTGTTGTAAATAGTGTAGCTGACGATAAATAAAAAAATGTGTTGTAAAATAAAAAATGAAATGTATATTTGCAGCCGCATAAATGAAATGCAGGTCTGGTAGTTCAGCTGGTTAGAATACATGCCTGTCACGCATGGGGTCGCGGGTTCGAATCCCGTCCAGACCGCAAAAAGCTTCGAAGAAATTCGGAGCTTTTTTTGTTACCGTATATGCCCGGGTAGCATGAGATGTATAAGGGCTTCTGCTTAACCTTTTTATACAAATCAACATATTAGCAATATGCCGTCTTAATTTGTAAAATAAAAAAGAAGTAAGGCGTACATCGGTTGATGGACCTTACTCCTGATAGCTACAGCTTTTCTTCTGTGACAATAATCCGCTGTTAGTAGGTCTAAACTATATGTTTATACCGGCGCTTTTTTAGAAGAATATAGGGTTATTAAAAGCACCGGTATAATAAGTTGTATGATTACATTCAGAATACTTATTTATATTGATATTGTTTGGGCAGATTTGTCTTTAAGGTTCTTCCCGATCAATACAAAGAAAATCAATAAACTGATTGCAACGATGGCTAACAAGTTTAGCAAAACCTCATTTTCAATTCTGTTTTTGTATATAAACTTTGGGAGTTCGTGATAGTTTTTTGTGCTAAACTTTTGTTCTTTGAATAACATCGGAACCAGGTAGTTTCTCCATTCTCCGGAAAATTCAAAAACTTGTTTTTTATAGTCGTTATAATGTTTTTCTGATGTTCCTGCAATATTGTTTAATGACTGTTGCATTAAAATTGCCGGTGAAACATACTTGAACATGCTTATCAGACCTTGTTGCTTTTTTAGTTGCAGATCGTATTCGGCTACGAGAGGTTTTGTTTTTTCTTCCATTACTTTTTCAGAAGCAAAATAATTATGCCAGAAGCCGAACTTTTGTTCGTTGTTTCCCTGGGCTAGCTCCGGATGATTACGTAAATATTCATCCATGATTTTGTTTTGCTTTTCCTCATTTTCTTTCTTTATCAAACGAATTTCATTAATCATTTTTAAACGCGAAGGCGTTGGATATAATGAGTTCCCTATCTGGTTGATAGTTGCAGGTAATACCATTACTATCAATAACCATACGCCAATTAAAGTAAGGGCGTTTTTAGCAGAGTTATTAACCCTGATGTTTACAATACAGGCTACTATAAACCAAAACAGGATATAACCGGATACAATCAGGAGTAGACCCGCTAAATTAGCGGTATCGGTAAATGCACCTATAGAAAAAACGGAAATTGTTATGAGTAATGTTACCAGCGTAATTACTGTAAATACAATATACCGTATCATCATTTTTTGTAATAGCCAGCGAATGATCGATATAGGTTGTGCTCCCAATAATCTCAACGTTCCCAGTTCTTTTTCTTTAGATAAGATATTAAAAGTAAAGGCGATGACAAGTAAAGGTAAGATGTAGATGATTACAAAAGACAAATCGAAATTTCCGAATAATAGCTGTATAGGGTTCACCATTTCAGAATAATCCAAGGCAAAATTATTTCCATACACAGTGGGACTTTTAAAGTGTGTGTACATATCACTTTGCCCCGTTGAAATAAATGATAAAGTTTCGGGATGCATAATTGTCAAACGTGGATGACGGTATCCGATTGTCATCGGTTCGGTAGGTTGTTGCCAATAAGGGATATCTGTTTTTTCCCCGTTTTCAATCTTTGTCAGTGCAGCCAGCATCGAGCTGTCCTTTTTATACAGCTCCTCTTGAACTGTTGAAATGTCGTTAAGCCTTTTCGTTATGTTTTTTGTTCCGTTAAAGGTTGCAAACGTAAATAATAAACCAATACTAATGAGCAAGACCGCCAGCCAGTTGCTTCTTATCAATAATTTAATTTCGTATAATAAATTGTTAGTAAACATAACTTATATTTTTTTTGAGGTGATTATTAAACCTGCAAATGGCAAGGCAAACCATAATGCCAAGAACAATAAATTTTGCATGTTTTCCTTTAAAACCTGGGGTAGTTTAGGAGGGATAAAATTGAATTTTGGAAGTTTTTTAAACTTTTCGGAACTCATTTTATAACCAGACTCACCTTTTTTTGCATTATCCTTGATGTCATAGTTTAGAAACTTTTGCTTTTCAATACGATATTTTTCAGCCGCTTTGGTAAACTTCCAATGTAAATTATCGCTTGTATGAGTAATGTCCATCGATAAAAAGCGTACAGGGATGAATGGCGATATAAAAGATAGGCTTTTATAGGTGTTGTTTTGGTTTACCGCTATTTCATTTAAGATGTTGTAATGTTTTTCATAAATCTTGGCCTCGTGTTCCTCGCCCTTTTGCATGCGATAGCCTGCGTAATTAAATGGTAGCTGGCTGAGGCTGTCGACCCCA of the Zhouia spongiae genome contains:
- a CDS encoding DUF3526 domain-containing protein; the encoded protein is MFTNNLLYEIKLLIRSNWLAVLLISIGLLFTFATFNGTKNITKRLNDISTVQEELYKKDSSMLAALTKIENGEKTDIPYWQQPTEPMTIGYRHPRLTIMHPETLSFISTGQSDMYTHFKSPTVYGNNFALDYSEMVNPIQLLFGNFDLSFVIIYILPLLVIAFTFNILSKEKELGTLRLLGAQPISIIRWLLQKMMIRYIVFTVITLVTLLITISVFSIGAFTDTANLAGLLLIVSGYILFWFIVACIVNIRVNNSAKNALTLIGVWLLIVMVLPATINQIGNSLYPTPSRLKMINEIRLIKKENEEKQNKIMDEYLRNHPELAQGNNEQKFGFWHNYFASEKVMEEKTKPLVAEYDLQLKKQQGLISMFKYVSPAILMQQSLNNIAGTSEKHYNDYKKQVFEFSGEWRNYLVPMLFKEQKFSTKNYHELPKFIYKNRIENEVLLNLLAIVAISLLIFFVLIGKNLKDKSAQTISI
- a CDS encoding ISAon1 family transposase N-terminal region protein; amino-acid sequence: MLLPELLMIHFDIAKHEINKDVLHLHFEEKNDIPKEFSSEVLISHGFHKAITIQDFPGIMPKS
- a CDS encoding DUF58 domain-containing protein, with amino-acid sequence MDIGKEVNKLYTYKNLELLAGQVVEGFISGLHKSPFHGFSSEFAEHKIYNAGESTRHIDWKIFAKTDRLYTKQYEEETNLRCHLIIDNSSSMHYPEVGRMSLSNLNKIGFSVIASAALMNLFKRQRDAVGLSVFSDEYEYYAPEKGSERHHKMLLSYLEGVLDTAAKHKTTRPYTYLHQIAEKIHRRSMIFLFTDMFQTETNQKELFDALRHLKYNKHEVVLFHVMDKEKELYFNFDDAPKRFVDVETGEYIDLYAKNMRVSYEEKIREYFRQIALQCAQYKIKYVEADTARDINKILLTYLLEKQKFSR
- a CDS encoding isoaspartyl peptidase/L-asparaginase family protein, translating into MRLIIHFVLSAMLLIGCQDNKSESNEKTLKNEVTSSSSGSQNFGIVIHGGAGTILKKNMSDALEARYKAKLEEAIKAGHTILADGGSSIDAVEKAINILEDAPLFNAGKGAVFTNDGKNELDASIMDGKTLNAGAVAGVTTVKNPINLARAVMENSAHVMFARDGAEAFAKEQNIELVDPSYFYTENRMKALERAKEHEKTILDHDDKSAFYDPQIKDYKYGTVGCVALDKNGNLASGTSTGGMTNKKWGRVGDSPIIGAGTYANNKTCAISSTGWGEYFIRGMVAYDISAMIEYKGSSLKQAASEVIQEKLTELGGTGGVIGIDHQGNVVMEFNTAGMYRASMDKNGKLYIGIFKD